The Aspergillus nidulans FGSC A4 chromosome VIII genome contains the following window.
ATAGGACAGGTGAGGCTGTTGGCGACGAGCTTGGGCGAATAAAGCCTTTCCTCAGATTCTCCATAATCCACTCCTGTAGTGCAACTAGTTCATCCCGGGACATTCCATATAATGGGCCAAATGGTGGGGTCTTTCTATCTATTAGAGTTATTAAATGGTTATATGGCCGATGTGGGGGCAGCTTATCAGCTTCCTTAGGGGAGAAGACATCTGCATAGTCTTTGTATTCTAGTAGTAGTAGGTCTTCAGGGTTACCATCCCCTGACCTCTTAGCCAATACCTTGTCAATATTCCCAATAGTGGCTGTAAACAGGGCATGGCCCCTACGGGCGTAAGCTGAGCAGGCGCGGAGGGAGACTAGGGCAATATCTTGTTTCTCCAATCCTTTGGGACGGGAAGTCAGGTTCTTCTGGCAGCTTCGGGCAGGCATGTTATGCAGGGCCTTGATCTTGGCTGGTTGGGCAGGTATATTGTAATTCTGTCGACAATAGGCACTGTCAAATATTAAGGTGTGCTCTGCAAACCCCCAGCGGGGGTCATGAGTCTCTAACCATGGCATTCCAAGGATTATTGGGTAATGGGCCAGTTGTATAGCCAAGAAACAAGCCTTCTTTTCATAATAGTCATAGATTGTCAGGTTTATTCTAACATAGTGGGTTATCGGCCCTCCTTCGGATTCTCTCCCGTCAAAGCTTTCCAAGTGGATTGGGTTTTTCAGGGGCAGCAGCTCAAGGTGGTTGTCTTCCACCCATTCTTGGTCAATAAACCTCTTCCCGTCAGCTCCAGTATCTAGCATTGCGTAGCTGGACaggctcttctcttgctggGTCAGGATAACAGGCAGGACAGTCAGGTCGGCGCGGGcagtttcttcttcaacagacATTCCTTTAATAGCACTTGCAGAGAGGTGAACAACGCGCTTGGGTAGTGGCACCTGGTCACGACTTAGGCCAGGCTTACCCCTTTTTCCGAGAATCCAGGTGATGGAGAGCGGGAGNNNNNNNNNNNNNNNNNNNNNNNNNNNNNNNNNNNNNNNNNNNNNNNNNNNNNNNNNNNNNNNNNNNNNNNNNNNNNNNNNNNNNNNNNNNNNNNNNNNNTAAAATAAAGTATTCCCGGGTCCTCAGACTACCAGAGTCCTTTGTAGCTGGATATGAAGGCATAATCAAATACTCTTGAATCTCATCTACAGTGATTTTTGCCTTATTATTAGCTGATATTATCAGCCCGTATGCCTTGATTTCCTTATATGTAAGACCCATAAGTAGAGGGATGTCTGGAAGTTCAGAGTCGGAGGTTTGACTGCGctcagaagctggagattTGGTATCAGAGACATCAGAGTCTGCATCAGAGGGTGTAGGTTCTGTATCCTGTAAAAAGTTTAGTATATGCAACATATATACTAAACAGTAGCTGAACAGTAGCTGAACAGTAGGTAAACTTTACCTTGATAATAGGTAAGTCATTAACCAGGCGAATAATCCGGTCTTGGGGCTCGGAGTCTGTCATCTTGGACAGTATAGTTACTAGACACTGGACTGAATATTGGGTACGAGAGGATACAACTGGTGGGTAACCAATCAAATAAAAGCATGGCGCCTTATACCTGGGCGAGGTGAACGTGGTTCAGAAATCAGGTTTACTGCAGATGCCAGCGTGGTTCAGAAACTGGCTGAATTTGATGGCAGAATCCTGACCCACGCCGACCTGTGAACCcaaataataaaaccaaaccaaaccaaaccaaacatcatgccatacagatcacgtggcacgtgacatgAGGCTcatgtggaagcatgaaggagtctggtattcaggggtgcggatgcacaaggaagctaggctaaatactaatgagatgctgactaagactgtgcagaccgggcaccccaaggacaggggaggaacccatgctccgacagctcaacatgatatattcgtcTCAAGTATGATGTCATCAGCCGTCCCTTCAGGTCAAATTCGCCGAGACTCCCTGCGCCAGGACATGTCGGTGTGGGCGGATGTCAAGACAATGCATATCTGTCTACTCTGCCTCTGTCGCCCGCCTGAACATGTCTTGCCGTGTGGACACGCCATCTGTGACACATGTACCTGCATATTTGGCGGTCGCGCTCAGGGAGCAGAGTACCATTTTGAAATGACCAGCTGTCCTTTATGTCTGAAGTGCTTTTCATTGACAGTCCGACTCCTCCCACCAACGAAACGGCCCACTATTCTTGTTCTCGACGGCGGCGGTATCCGCGGGATCATTACCCTAGGCTTCCTCAAAGCCCTAGAGAGTCAGGTTGTCGGCGTGGGAGGCTTGCGGGAGGCGTTTGATCTCAATGTAGGGACCAGTGCAGGTAGGTGCTCCCGTAATGACTATTGCTCCAATGTAGAGGTTTGGACAGCTGGCTTAACGTCGGACGTCTTGAAGGTGGGCTGATATTATCGGACGTGGTTGTCTGTGGAGAGAGCGTAGACGAGGCCCGGGCAAGGTTCATCACCTTGGCGCGGCGGATATTCCGAACTCGGCCACTTGTACACACTCTTGTCGGGCAGTCATGGGACTTTCTGAGAAGTTGGCTGACTGACAGCCGCCATGACTCGGAAGTCCTTGACGACGCTCTCCAAGAGGCTTTCAGTACCCTGCGCCGGCTGTTTGATACCACGCCGCCACTCTTGTCAGGTATTCGCGTGGCGCTAACAGCTAGTcaggttgatgaggatggatcaCTCTGCCTCTTCTCGAATTACCGTGGAGTAGGGCGCATACATGCTCAATCAGCATACAAAGTATTGATACCAGGTGAAGAACCACAGCTTTGGGATGTATAAGTACTCATGACAAGCCCGCAGCGACTGTTTCTTTATCTGAGATGCGAAGGCAAGAGCAGATATGTTAGAATACACTTATCATgtacagagacagagcagctgcttcctcctcctgctcttgcCCTGGATAGCTCTCAAGATATACATTGCTGATAATGAGACAGTGCATGATGCTGCGTGGCCGCGCTATGGTATGAACTCAGTATTCTGCCTAGCCAGTAGACCATTCATTGATGCAAAACAAACTCACAGGTATTTCACAACCAAGCATCTTCCAAATATTGGGACATTTCAAGATGGGGGTATCAGCGCCAATTGTCCGCTCAGGCCGCTATTCGCGAGGGCGAGATCATCTGGCCCGGATGCACACGGCCAGACCTCGTCATTAGCATCGGGACGGACAGGTTACGCTCATGAACAGCCCGCTAACAATGCTAAAACCCGGAGAGGGTTCTGGAGCGGGGGATTTGTCGAGCGAGCTATCCATACCTTCCTACAATCACCTGCTGTTAACAGCAGACGCGGATGGCAAGATGCACTGGATATCATCCCTGAGAATCTTCGGCCTGACGTATTCCGTCTTGATCGCGAGGTGGCCGGCGACCTCCCAGAGCTCGATGATTCGAGTGCGCTGAACGGTCTATGTGAGTTACCATATAGCAGGGTCGGGGCGGATTtcgcgggttgggtttaacaagtctacaGCTGACTGTGTCAAAGTTATCATTCAGCCGGTTGTCCTTCACGGCAGGGAATGATTCAAGAAAACTTCGATGACTTTACGGAAGGGAAACAGCGTTAGGACTTTAATATCGGTGTCGTGGGATAATCAAGTCGTGAAGCCTTTTTAGTCTAGCACAGGCAGGACAGATAATCACTATTGCCTGCAATATCTGCATATACATAGTTTCTATCACTTCTATCATACGCTCTACCGCGACTCGTAGTACTCGGTGTTCATCCCCCGTTCTATGGCAGCAATCTGTAACGCGAGGATGCCAGAGAACTGTCTCGACCATATAAAGCTGCCGGTCATGTACCAGAATCCCGGTACACCAGTCGGTTTCCATACCTACAAGCAACGTTAGCCGGCTGCAACCATAAGATTTATAAGAGTTTAATCAATAAAACGCACCCCAATCCGTTCCTGGCTGTTGTGTAAGGTGCATATTCTTGCCACCTTGTTCATAACATCCTCGCCCATGAGGCGTTCAATCAGTTTAGTACTGAGCTCAAAACCAGTCGCCAGTATAACAACCTCAGATTCGATCTTGGTGCCATTGGCCAAGATTACCCCGTCTTCGTAGTACCCCTGGACGCCTTGCTCACATTGCCGGACCTTGATCCTCCCGTCGATGATCATCTGGCATGCACCCTGGTCAGCGTAGAAATGTCCGCCCTTGATGAGCTGATAATCTAAAAGGCTGTCTCCATCCCCCCTCTTAACTGCCATTCCGGCTTTTTCCAGGGCATCTAACATGTCTTTGTCTTTTGCCGACATCATCTGCGACTCTCCGACACTAAGAGTCCGGGCAACGGCTATTGGCAGTGAGTGGCTCAAAAGATCCGCATCCTCAAGGCTTACCCCCGGAGTGTTCCACAGCGGTAATTGAATCCTCTCCATCGAATCCCGAGATACAACATACATGGCGCCTCGTTGCACCATCGTTACATTCTCCGCCCCATGGTTGACGAAATCCTGAGCAATATCATGCGCACTCGTTCCAGACCCAATGATTgtgatcttcttcttcagggccTCCGGCATCAGCGCCGCCGATTTATGCGCCGAGGTGTGCAGGATCTGGCCTTTAAATGAAGCCTCCCCAGGGAACGTGGGGCGATTCGGGATTGCGCCCAGCAACCCTGTAGCAAGCACGACATGCTTAGCATGAACAGTCTGTATACAGTCCTTGCTTTGGAGGTCGACTGTCCACACCCGTGACGTCTCATTGTAACGAAAATTACTTGCAAGGGTGCTGTGCCTGACGTTGAGGCCCATGATCTCTTCATAGTGCTCCATCCATTTTGTAACATGGGCCCGGTCAAGATATCGCGGCCAGCTGGCTGGGTACTTCAGGAATGGATAGTGGTCCGTATAGATGGGAGTATGTAATCTTACGGTGTCATATCTGGCTCGCCACGAGTCCCCAGGACGCGAAAATTTGTCCACGACCAGATAGTTGAGGCCTAGGTTTTGCAAATGCGCGGCAAGTGCGAGTCCACACTGACCTGTGAGGGGTGTTAGTGCTTTGCTTCCGACCCACTTGAAATTGGTTTCAAATGGCTCACCTGCACCAACAACCAAAACCTGCAGGCCACCGTCATCGCTTTGGACGCTGGACGGCTCAGTTCCATAACCAGAAGCACCAGCCTGCGCTTCCGCTTTCTCTGCCCTCGTtgcttccagctcatcttGGCCGTTTAACCGCTCCAGCACAGTAAACACCGTCCAAGCCTTCCACTCCTCCGGTTCCACATTAGCCAATCTCAGAACGCCCCTCCCGGTACCAAAAGTATTTCTGAAGCTGAACCCAGCCTGGACGAACTGCAACCCACCGATCTCCACAAGTTGCGGTCGCAATGCGCCGGGCTGATCCGCTTTGGGCTCTGCAAATCCACTCGTCGAACCGGCTAGGTACTCACATATAGCCGCTGCGCCATTATGGGATGCGAAATCCCacgagaaagagacgaaaTCTCGAAACCACGACTCTTTTtcgaggaagaggcttgAGATGTTGCTTTGCTGGCCGCTGGACAATTTCTCTGTAAAGGAAAACAGCCAATCGTTGACGATCTTGGCCACGTCGAGGTGGTCGGCATTCACGGATGGGTGGAGCGTTAGTTGCGGGAGCACCGCCAATGGCGGAAATATAATAGGCATGATAAGGGAGGAGTAATGAAGAACGAAAGAATGTAGCTGACGATTaggaagaaaaaacaaaCATTTCTCTTCAGTCATATTTCCAGAGGATGAATGGCTTTTATACCTCAACAGCTCGAAGATGAGTAGCGTTATCGTGAATAGTCCTAGAGAACCCTAAGTCGCTAGGGTGGCGGTAGATACGGAACAATTGAACCCACTTGAGTATTCGTCCTAGGGTGGTTCAGATGCGGACTGAGCCCGACAATTCGTCTTAACCAGGGATAGTTTTATCTCGTGTGGGCCCAAATGACATCTCCACAAAGACTTCAAGATACTGACTCGAACCTAGACACGCGGCAAAGCCAACTACAGCGCACACAATAAACATGTCTCAGAGAACAActgcagaagcaatttaCGCGTAGCAGCAAAAGATGCTCAACGTCCAGGCAGGGTCTCATCCGGTGTGGCTAGCAACACCCATCTTGATATGCGCCCTGATTTGAGTTTTTTAGAACAAAGACCTATGTATTAGCTGGGCCGCGGGCTTTAGTCTTGTATCAAATGGTGGACATGGCACGAAAACTTAGCTTTCGACAGCGTCCGTGCGATTTGGGGAAAGTCGAGAGTAAGATCTGAGTTTGATGATACCGTCTAGTTGAAGCTCATATTGGCACCACCCAATAATCGTCTTGCGACTTTTCACGAGTATGTCGAAGTCAACTGTACTGGCCTTTATGTTTCCATCAATGTGGATGGATAATCATGGATGATCAGGGGCTCGGCTAGCCCACCCTGTAGCAAGTCGTCCAGTTTCTTGTCTGTAACGATTATCCCGCCTTTGCCGCCGGCCAACCGTGACTTACATCATCACACGGGTGCAAGTATATGCGTTGCTGAGGGCGAGTGCTGCAAGGAGTAGCGCGGAAACCAATATGCGCGCAATATGCATGGCCGAGGCAATCATAATCGTGGGGAAGAGTACGGCGAGCTAGA
Protein-coding sequences here:
- a CDS encoding flavin-containing monooxygenase (transcript_id=CADANIAT00001007); the encoded protein is MPIIFPPLAVLPQLTLHPSVNADHLDVAKIVNDWLFSFTEKLSSGQQSNISSLFLEKESWFRDFVSFSWDFASHNGAAAICEYLAGSTSGFAEPKADQPGALRPQLVEIGGLQFVQAGFSFRNTFGTGRGVLRLANVEPEEWKAWTVFTVLERLNGQDELEATRAEKAEAQAGASGYGTEPSSVQSDDGGLQVLVVGAGQCGLALAAHLQNLGLNYLVVDKFSRPGDSWRARYDTVRLHTPIYTDHYPFLKYPASWPRYLDRAHVTKWMEHYEEIMGLNVRHSTLASNFRYNETSRVWTVDLQSKDCIQTVHAKHVVLATGLLGAIPNRPTFPGEASFKGQILHTSAHKSAALMPEALKKKITIIGSGTSAHDIAQDFVNHGAENVTMVQRGAMYVVSRDSMERIQLPLWNTPGVSLEDADLLSHSLPIAVARTLSVGESQMMSAKDKDMLDALEKAGMAVKRGDGDSLLDYQLIKGGHFYADQGACQMIIDGRIKVRQCEQGVQGYYEDGVILANGTKIESEVVILATGFELSTKLIERLMGEDVMNKVARICTLHNSQERIGVWKPTGVPGFWYMTGSFIWSRQFSGILALQIAAIERGMNTEYYESR
- a CDS encoding uncharacterized protein (transcript_id=CADANIAT00001006); this translates as MTSCPLCLKCFSLTVRLLPPTKRPTILVLDGGGIRGIITLGFLKALESQVVGVGGLREAFDLNVGTSAGLDSWLNVGRLEGGLILSDVVVCGESVDEARARFITLARRIFRTRPLVHTLVGQSWDFLRSWLTDSRHDSEVLDDALQEAFSTLRRLFDTTPPLLSGIRVALTASQVDEDGSLCLFSNYRGVGRIHAQSAYKRQSSCFLLLLLPWIALKIYIADNETVHDAAWPRYGMNSVFCLASRPFIDAKQTHRYFTTKHLPNIGTFQDGGISANCPLRPLFARARSSGPDAHGQTSSLASGRTGYAHEQPANNAKTRRGFWSGGFVERAIHTFLQSPAVNSRRGWQDALDIIPENLRPDVFRLDREVAGDLPELDDSSALNGLFIIQPVVLHGRE